A window of Chthoniobacterales bacterium contains these coding sequences:
- the fabF gene encoding beta-ketoacyl-ACP synthase II, protein MNERRVVITGIGVVSPIGNDLPTFWESLKAGRSGIGPITLFDAARVDCKIAGEVRGFDAVKYYKTPKDVRRTDRYTQLAVGAAKMSLDDSGIDLSATDLDRAGVMIGSGVGGLATMEEQIAKTLERGPDRTSPFMIPMMISNMASGFISMEHGLRGPNMAIVTACATANHCMGEAWRIIKFGDADVMLAGGSEACIVQVGIAGFSAMRALSLRNDAPEKASRPFDKDRDGFVMGEGAGVLILEEYEHAKRRGAKIYCEIAGYGLTADAYHMSAPMPEGEGAARCMRMAMDHAKINPGDVDYINAHGTSTPIGDICETKAVKHAFGAHASKVLVSSTKSMTGHLLGAAGAVEMAACVMAMRDGIVPPTINLDNPDPECDLDYVPNKAREHKVTVALSNSFGFGGHNSSVLIKAV, encoded by the coding sequence ATGAACGAGCGCCGCGTTGTCATCACGGGTATCGGAGTCGTCAGTCCGATTGGAAACGACTTGCCGACTTTCTGGGAAAGCCTCAAAGCCGGACGCAGCGGCATAGGTCCCATCACCTTGTTCGACGCCGCGAGGGTGGATTGCAAGATCGCCGGCGAAGTGCGCGGCTTCGACGCGGTGAAATATTACAAGACGCCCAAAGATGTGCGCCGCACGGACCGCTACACGCAACTCGCCGTGGGCGCGGCCAAAATGAGCTTGGACGATTCCGGCATCGATCTTTCGGCCACCGATCTGGACCGCGCCGGCGTGATGATCGGCAGCGGGGTGGGCGGCTTGGCCACGATGGAAGAGCAGATCGCCAAAACGCTCGAGCGCGGCCCCGATCGCACCTCGCCTTTCATGATCCCGATGATGATCAGCAACATGGCGAGCGGCTTCATTTCCATGGAGCACGGTCTTCGTGGACCGAACATGGCGATCGTCACCGCCTGCGCCACGGCCAACCACTGCATGGGCGAGGCTTGGCGCATCATCAAATTCGGGGATGCCGACGTGATGCTCGCCGGTGGAAGCGAGGCCTGCATCGTGCAGGTCGGCATCGCCGGCTTCTCGGCCATGCGCGCCCTGAGCCTGCGCAACGACGCGCCGGAAAAAGCGTCGCGCCCTTTCGACAAGGACCGCGACGGTTTCGTCATGGGCGAAGGCGCGGGCGTCCTCATCCTCGAGGAATACGAGCATGCGAAAAGGCGCGGGGCGAAAATTTACTGCGAGATCGCAGGATACGGGCTCACTGCCGATGCCTACCACATGAGCGCCCCGATGCCGGAGGGTGAGGGAGCCGCCCGCTGCATGCGCATGGCCATGGATCACGCCAAGATCAACCCGGGCGACGTCGATTACATCAATGCTCACGGCACCTCGACTCCCATCGGTGACATCTGCGAGACCAAGGCCGTGAAACACGCTTTCGGTGCCCATGCCTCCAAGGTTCTGGTGAGTTCGACCAAGTCCATGACCGGCCACCTCCTCGGCGCGGCCGGCGCGGTGGAGATGGCCGCCTGCGTCATGGCCATGCGCGATGGCATCGTGCCGCCCACGATCAATCTCGACAATCCCGACCCCGAGTGCGACCTCGACTATGTGCCGAACAAGGCGCGCGAGCACAAGGTGACTGTCGCACTGAGCAACTCGTTCGGTTTCGGCGGGCACAATTCCTCGGTCCTCATCAAAGCCGTCTGA
- a CDS encoding purine-nucleoside phosphorylase, which translates to MKQNPPPPEFPRIPREIADFRPRVALVLGSGLGGFADRCNRLFEVAYTDIPGLPVSAVPGHTGKFVGAEICGVPVLLAMGRVHYYEGHSPREVASHVRLMASLGPEVLLLTNAAGTLNPAFPPGGWMMFSDHINLTAASPLVGGPNFFDMSEVYSRDLRGLFAGLARGQGIVLHEGVYACVPGPQYETPAEVRMLRTLGADAVGMSTAFEAIQARAFGLKVAAFSCLTNWAAGVAAAPLAHDEVMEAGRRAAPVLRQLLEAALARGLVGR; encoded by the coding sequence ATGAAGCAAAATCCGCCGCCGCCCGAATTTCCCCGCATCCCGCGCGAGATTGCGGATTTCCGTCCGCGGGTCGCGCTTGTTCTCGGCTCGGGACTGGGCGGTTTTGCCGATCGCTGCAACCGGCTCTTCGAGGTCGCTTACACGGACATTCCCGGGTTGCCAGTATCCGCTGTCCCGGGCCATACAGGAAAATTCGTCGGCGCGGAAATCTGCGGCGTCCCCGTGCTCCTCGCCATGGGGCGTGTGCATTATTACGAAGGCCATTCGCCGCGTGAGGTCGCGTCCCACGTCCGTCTCATGGCCTCGCTCGGGCCGGAAGTGCTTCTGCTGACCAATGCCGCCGGAACCCTGAACCCTGCATTTCCTCCGGGCGGATGGATGATGTTCTCCGACCACATCAATCTCACCGCCGCATCGCCGCTTGTTGGCGGACCGAACTTTTTCGACATGTCGGAAGTTTACTCGCGCGATCTGCGCGGGTTGTTCGCCGGCCTCGCGCGCGGGCAGGGCATCGTTTTGCACGAGGGCGTCTATGCGTGCGTGCCAGGGCCCCAATATGAGACGCCGGCCGAGGTGCGAATGCTCCGCACCCTCGGGGCTGACGCCGTGGGGATGTCCACGGCGTTCGAGGCAATCCAAGCCCGCGCGTTCGGACTCAAGGTGGCGGCCTTTTCCTGTCTGACCAACTGGGCGGCTGGCGTTGCGGCCGCACCGCTGGCGCACGACGAAGTGATGGAAGCGGGGCGGCGTGCGGCACCCGTCCTCCGGCAGTTGCTTGAAGCGGCGCTGGCCCGGGGCCTCGTGGGCCGCTGA
- a CDS encoding sigma-70 family RNA polymerase sigma factor produces MAEVVEEQEIKDEDLVARTQAGDPRAFDHLVRKYSPRLYGLVYNMTSNHEDTNDLLQDIFSKAYRSIKGFRGKSSFYTWLHTIATNMTINFLKKRSRSYQMSLDDVDNGIQNDADFIEMTSGPDARREVNLKELQQRLNDAMMKLSNEHRAVVTMFDIQGMPHAEIGKILGISEGTVRSRLFYAHRQLQNYLQEFLAS; encoded by the coding sequence ATGGCCGAGGTCGTCGAAGAGCAGGAAATCAAAGACGAGGATCTGGTCGCCCGCACCCAAGCCGGCGACCCTCGCGCTTTCGATCACCTCGTCCGCAAATACAGTCCGCGGCTTTACGGCTTGGTTTACAACATGACCTCGAACCACGAGGACACCAACGACTTGCTGCAGGACATCTTCTCCAAAGCCTACCGCTCGATCAAAGGGTTCCGCGGCAAATCCAGTTTCTATACCTGGCTCCACACGATCGCCACGAATATGACGATCAATTTTCTGAAAAAGCGGTCCCGCAGCTACCAAATGAGCTTGGATGACGTGGACAACGGCATCCAAAACGATGCCGACTTCATCGAAATGACCTCCGGACCGGATGCAAGACGAGAAGTGAATCTCAAAGAGCTGCAGCAAAGATTGAACGACGCCATGATGAAGCTGTCGAATGAACACAGAGCTGTGGTCACAATGTTCGACATTCAAGGCATGCCCCACGCCGAGATCGGAAAAATCCTCGGGATCTCCGAAGGCACCGTCCGCTCCCGTCTTTTTTACGCGCACCGCCAACTGCAAAACTACCTGCAGGAATTCCTGGCCTCTTGA
- a CDS encoding serine protease, translating to MSRLTVFSLCAALGGAFVVSPGLRAENAAPPAALDEDAMADAIETTVARVFEQSAPAVVRVESNDELGKVAGTGFFADATGLIYTLSSVVGDGISITVTRGDKRLPARLLTKDPRSGLALIKIDDSGATPFLPVGNCRALKVASPLVVVGFPFDHDAAPSFGVIGGFDRQSNGKFFTTTHIRANIPVQRGQGGSPVLNLDGEAVGILVSGFEDDDGCYVLPMRAAEKARNDYERFGDVRHGWAGVTVEEMPVAIRGSRMAIDVVDQSGPAAQGFRTGDVILQVGAIEIREPEDTLDASFFLTAGEPVDVRVARGDEILTIPLTPGEHPLERKSELQALGPGSLIAPAPPATP from the coding sequence ATGAGTCGCCTTACAGTTTTTAGTCTCTGCGCCGCGCTCGGCGGCGCCTTTGTCGTTTCGCCCGGCTTGCGAGCGGAAAATGCCGCGCCGCCCGCCGCGCTCGATGAGGATGCGATGGCCGACGCCATCGAGACCACGGTGGCCCGCGTCTTCGAGCAGAGCGCGCCGGCGGTGGTGCGCGTCGAGTCCAACGACGAACTCGGCAAAGTGGCCGGCACGGGATTTTTCGCCGACGCCACGGGCCTGATCTACACGCTCTCTTCGGTGGTGGGCGATGGAATCAGCATCACTGTCACCCGCGGGGACAAACGCCTGCCCGCGCGCTTGCTGACCAAGGACCCCCGCAGCGGTCTGGCACTGATCAAAATCGACGACAGCGGCGCCACGCCATTCTTGCCCGTCGGCAACTGCCGGGCCCTCAAGGTTGCTTCACCGCTCGTGGTGGTGGGATTTCCCTTCGACCACGATGCCGCGCCCAGCTTCGGCGTGATCGGCGGCTTCGACCGCCAGTCCAACGGGAAATTTTTTACCACCACCCACATCCGCGCGAACATCCCGGTGCAACGCGGGCAGGGCGGGAGTCCGGTGCTCAACCTCGACGGCGAGGCGGTCGGCATTCTGGTCAGCGGGTTCGAGGATGACGACGGGTGCTATGTTCTACCGATGCGTGCGGCGGAGAAGGCACGCAACGACTACGAACGATTCGGCGACGTGCGGCACGGATGGGCAGGGGTGACGGTGGAGGAAATGCCGGTAGCCATCCGCGGTTCGCGCATGGCCATCGATGTCGTGGACCAGTCGGGTCCCGCGGCGCAGGGATTCCGCACCGGCGATGTGATATTGCAGGTCGGCGCCATCGAAATCCGCGAGCCGGAGGACACGCTCGACGCCTCCTTTTTCCTCACGGCTGGCGAGCCGGTCGATGTGCGCGTGGCCCGCGGCGACGAAATTCTCACCATTCCTCTCACGCCCGGCGAACATCCGCTCGAGCGAAAGAGCGAGCTTCAGGCTCTGGGCCCGGGCAGCCTCATCGCACCGGCCCCTCCGGCCACTCCGTGA
- a CDS encoding acetyl-CoA carboxylase carboxyltransferase subunit alpha: MKVQPLDFEKPIAELEERLEELREKAVGTDLGVDPEVRKIEEKIGALKKEIYSNLSAWQRVQIARHTARPFALDYLALCFSDFTELHGDRLFGDDASMPCGLAKIDGRPVAVVSNQKGRDTKENLMRNFGSAHPEGYRKALRVMRMAEKFGLPIIALVDTPGAFPGIGAEERHIAESIAVNLREMMLLKTPVIAVIIGEGGSGGALGIGVADRVLIMENAYYSVISPEGCAAILWKHRSHAPEAAEALKLTAVHLKELGVVDGIVTEPQGGAHHDHKAAAAMLRAAIVKNLDELAAEPVSKLLDQRYEKFRRIGVFSES, from the coding sequence ATGAAAGTCCAACCGCTGGATTTCGAAAAACCGATCGCCGAACTGGAGGAGCGACTGGAGGAGCTGCGGGAAAAAGCCGTCGGCACCGACCTCGGCGTTGATCCCGAGGTGCGCAAGATCGAGGAAAAGATCGGTGCGCTGAAGAAGGAAATCTACAGCAACCTGTCCGCTTGGCAGCGCGTCCAGATCGCGCGTCACACGGCCCGCCCCTTCGCCCTCGACTACCTGGCCCTTTGCTTCAGCGATTTCACCGAGCTGCACGGCGACCGCCTGTTCGGCGACGACGCCTCGATGCCCTGCGGACTGGCCAAAATCGACGGCCGTCCCGTCGCCGTGGTTTCGAACCAGAAAGGTCGCGACACCAAGGAAAATCTCATGCGCAACTTCGGCAGCGCGCACCCCGAGGGTTACAGGAAGGCCCTGCGTGTCATGCGCATGGCCGAGAAGTTCGGGCTGCCGATCATCGCGCTGGTGGATACACCCGGCGCTTTTCCCGGGATCGGGGCCGAGGAGCGCCACATCGCCGAGTCCATCGCGGTGAACCTGCGCGAAATGATGCTGCTCAAGACTCCGGTGATCGCGGTCATCATCGGCGAAGGCGGTTCGGGCGGCGCGCTGGGCATCGGCGTGGCCGACCGCGTGCTCATCATGGAAAACGCTTATTACTCGGTGATCAGCCCGGAAGGATGCGCCGCCATTCTTTGGAAGCACCGCAGCCACGCGCCCGAAGCAGCCGAGGCGCTGAAACTAACGGCCGTCCACCTCAAGGAACTCGGCGTGGTGGACGGCATTGTTACGGAACCCCAGGGCGGAGCGCACCACGATCACAAGGCGGCTGCCGCCATGCTGCGCGCGGCCATCGTGAAAAATCTCGATGAGCTTGCGGCGGAACCCGTGTCAAAGTTGCTCGACCAGCGCTACGAGAAATTCCGCCGTATCGGCGTTTTCAGCGAGAGCTGA